A stretch of DNA from Thiothrix subterranea:
CATTTTGCCATAACTCGATGATAACTTATCGAATAACAGCAATGCATCGACCACATAAGCAAACACCACCAAACCCGCCAATACAAATAGCGCCCATTGAATCGGCAGCAACAACGCAAACCACGCCAACACACTCGGCACCACGCTAAACAGCAACAACTTACCGAGTTCGCTCTCATTCAGCGTATCCTGCATTCCCAACGCCACGCCCCAATGCACCGCACCAAGGAAACTCAAAATAAGCGCCGCATACGCCGCCAGCCACCAATCCAATCGCACACTTTCCAACAGCGGCACATCCATTCCTAGCAATAACGCCACGGTCAAAGCAAAAAACGGCACTAAGCCGCCATAACCTAACCACCACATTACTGTCGGCAAAGCACGTTTGGGCTGCATGAGATTCTCCTGTTTAGCTGGTATCACTGTTTCACAAAAATCAGCTTGTCGGTAGCAAAACCAAGGCTTTTCGCCTTATCCACCAAGCGCTGTTGCACCGCTGCATCCAATTGCGGCGTGCGCGACAAAATCCACAAGTACTCGCGGTCATTGCCCACAATCAGCACGTATTGGTAATTCGGATCGAGTTCCACAATATTATAACCGCCGTAAAACGGACCAAAGAACGACACCTTCAATTGCCCAACATCTTGTGCACCGACAAATTTAGCACGGCCTTCCGCCTCTTCCTGTTTCTGCTTAGCCGTGTTGTAACCACGGTTAATGACGCGAATATCACCATCCTCACGCAAGCTGTATTCCGCCGTTACCTGTTCCAAGCCACGCTCAAAAGAATGATCCAATCGTGCCACTTCATACCATTTGCCCAAATAACGGTCAGCTTGAAAACCTGTCACCGGCGTTATGCCATCTGGAATTCCAACGCAACCGGATAACCACAGCATCAAACCCAACAACCACGCGAAAGATAATTTTTTATAACACTTCATGAAAAAACTCCTTGTAAAGTGTAATGATAATAGCATCGAAGTTGTACAGTACTGATAAGCATCAAGAATCTTGCGGTTTAAGACCATCACAACAGCAAGCTTCACCCAATCAACACCGAACGCATCGAAATCGAGCCGTAAGCAAAACCTTCGACCGGATAACTGACGCGCTCCCCTGCATCTTTGAGCGCCAACGCATACAGTAACGGCAAATAATGCTCAATGGTCGGAACAGCAAGCAGCGCATCCTCCCCAAACCCAGCATAATTCAGCAACGGCTGATGCCTATCATTATTGATGCAAGCACACACCGCCTGATCAAAGCGTTGCGCCCAATCAAAAGCATGATCTTCCGGCAAAGCCATACGCCGCAAATTATGTACAATATTACCACTACATAGCACCAACACCCCTTCAGCACGCAAAAAAGCCAGTTGCTGCGCCAAAGCGTAATGGGCGCCGGGTGGCTGAGTCGCATCCATGCTCAACTGAATCACCGGAATATCCGCCT
This window harbors:
- a CDS encoding lipocalin family protein, producing MKCYKKLSFAWLLGLMLWLSGCVGIPDGITPVTGFQADRYLGKWYEVARLDHSFERGLEQVTAEYSLREDGDIRVINRGYNTAKQKQEEAEGRAKFVGAQDVGQLKVSFFGPFYGGYNIVELDPNYQYVLIVGNDREYLWILSRTPQLDAAVQQRLVDKAKSLGFATDKLIFVKQ
- a CDS encoding DUF3429 domain-containing protein; translated protein: MQPKRALPTVMWWLGYGGLVPFFALTVALLLGMDVPLLESVRLDWWLAAYAALILSFLGAVHWGVALGMQDTLNESELGKLLLFSVVPSVLAWFALLLPIQWALFVLAGLVVFAYVVDALLLFDKLSSSYGKMRLHLTVIVALLLVAAGVAVQ
- the ygiD gene encoding 4,5-DOPA-extradiol-dioxygenase, which codes for MVEHLPKMPVVFIGHGAPTLVLSDNRYTRAWRQLAQNLPRPQAILVVSAHWLTHAKTLVTAMLQPRTIHDFGRMDARLFQMQYPAPGAPALAERIAQQVNHAHIGLDERWGLDHGAWCPLSVMYPQADIPVIQLSMDATQPPGAHYALAQQLAFLRAEGVLVLCSGNIVHNLRRMALPEDHAFDWAQRFDQAVCACINNDRHQPLLNYAGFGEDALLAVPTIEHYLPLLYALALKDAGERVSYPVEGFAYGSISMRSVLIG